One stretch of Clupea harengus chromosome 2, Ch_v2.0.2, whole genome shotgun sequence DNA includes these proteins:
- the LOC105905979 gene encoding butyrophilin subfamily 1 member A1-like, producing the protein FVSPVKFNVVAPSGLVYGLAGEDMLLPCVLEPRLSAEGMDVEWVTEDGGGVHVYKNKTDSLDEQDESYRGRTGLFREELRTGNVSLKLSPVRLSDANTYWCGVKADGRADDAKLKVIVNAVGSQPNISTEIHLNGSASLVCQSEGWYPEPSIEWLTSAGEVLPSGPVESSRTRDGFAVSRRVVIQESDGRVKCRVSSPNQTKEADAPREYQPFQDEK; encoded by the exons TTTGTTTCTCCAGTGAAGTTTAATGTTGTAGCTCCCTCTGGCCTTGTCTATGGCCTGGCTGGTGAAGACATGCTGTTGCCCTGTGTCCTGGAGCCCAGACTCAGTGCAGAGGGCATGGATGTGGAATGGGTGACTGAAGATGGAGGTGGAGTGCACGTGTacaaaaacaagacagacagcCTGGACGAACAGGACGAAAGCTACCGGGGAAGAACAGGGCTGTTCAGGGAGGAACTACGCACAGGCAACGTCTCACTGAAGCTCAGCCCAGTCAGACTCTCAGACGCAAACACATATTGGTGTGGGGTCAAGGCTGATGGAAGGGCGGACGATGCCAAGCTCAAAGTCATAGTGAACG CTGTCGGCTCTCAGCCAAACATCTCCACTGAGATTCACTTAAACGGGAGTGCCAGTCTGGTGTGCCAGTCTGAAGGCTGGTACCCTGAGCCCAGCATCGAGTGGCTGACCAGCGCAGGAGAGGTTCTCCCGTCAGGACCTGTAGAGTCCAGCCGCACCAGAGACGGCTTCGCGGTTAGTCGGCGAGTCGTAATACAGGAGAGCGATGGAAGAGTAAAATGCAGAGTCTCTTCTCCAAATCAGACTAAGGAGGCTGATGCCCCACGTGAGTATCAGCCATTCCAGGATGAAAAGTAA